One Halobacterium zhouii genomic region harbors:
- the hutH gene encoding histidine ammonia-lyase produces MYVTEAVVVDGQTLTPEGVEAVARRDVPVEIAEDAREDVRRSRERVEDVLDSGEAVYGVNTGFGQLVDQQISREDLEALQTNLIRSHAAGQGRELEREEVRALVLTRLNALVKGYSGIRETVVDLLRDLLNEGVHPVVRSRGSLGASGDLAPLAHMSLVLLGEGAADVGGERLPGDEALSRAGLEPVTLVPKEGLALINGTQLTTGMAALALLDGERALRAADAAGALTTEVTMSTTANCDPSIHRVRPHDGQAASARNVNALTEDSGIVESHRNCDRVQDAYSIRCLPQVHGAVRDALTHLREAVETELNSATDNPLVFDAESADPRASGTENAAVLSGGNFHGEPLALRLDYATSALTELAAISERRTDRMLNPNIQEEYLPPFLAPESGLHSGLMIPQYTAASLVNDLRSLGTPATDNTPVSGGQEDHVSMSAGSAYGFREAAAKTASVVGVELLCGAQASEFLDDDLDHAAGTRAVYDLVRDVSPPVEQDRSLSAEMDAIADLVREGLVDEAVEHALGKPLE; encoded by the coding sequence ATGTACGTGACTGAGGCGGTCGTCGTCGATGGCCAGACGCTGACGCCCGAAGGCGTCGAAGCGGTCGCACGCCGGGACGTACCAGTCGAAATTGCCGAGGATGCCCGCGAGGACGTGCGGCGGTCCCGCGAGCGCGTCGAGGACGTGCTGGACTCCGGCGAAGCGGTGTACGGCGTGAACACCGGGTTCGGCCAGTTGGTCGACCAGCAGATTTCTCGCGAGGACCTCGAAGCCCTGCAGACGAACTTGATCCGGAGTCACGCGGCGGGCCAGGGCCGCGAACTCGAACGTGAGGAAGTTCGAGCACTCGTCCTCACTCGCCTCAACGCACTCGTCAAGGGATACTCGGGGATTCGGGAGACTGTCGTGGACCTGCTCCGAGACCTGCTGAACGAGGGCGTCCACCCGGTTGTCAGGTCCCGGGGGAGCCTCGGCGCGAGCGGCGACCTCGCACCGCTGGCGCACATGAGCCTCGTGCTGCTGGGGGAGGGAGCGGCCGACGTCGGAGGTGAGCGATTGCCGGGCGACGAGGCGCTCTCGCGCGCTGGTCTCGAACCCGTGACGCTCGTGCCGAAGGAGGGACTCGCGCTCATCAACGGCACCCAGTTGACGACCGGGATGGCGGCGCTCGCGCTTCTCGACGGCGAACGCGCGCTCCGCGCCGCCGACGCCGCCGGTGCGCTCACGACGGAGGTGACGATGTCCACGACCGCGAACTGCGACCCGTCTATCCACCGCGTTCGCCCGCACGACGGGCAGGCGGCGAGCGCGCGGAACGTCAACGCGCTCACCGAGGATTCGGGAATCGTGGAGTCTCACCGGAACTGCGACCGCGTGCAGGACGCGTACTCGATTCGCTGTCTGCCCCAGGTCCACGGCGCGGTCCGCGACGCGCTCACACATCTCCGCGAGGCCGTGGAGACGGAGTTGAACAGCGCGACGGACAACCCGCTGGTCTTCGACGCGGAGAGCGCAGACCCACGCGCCAGCGGCACAGAGAACGCCGCGGTGCTGTCGGGCGGGAACTTCCACGGCGAACCGCTCGCGCTCCGCCTCGACTACGCCACGAGTGCGCTCACCGAACTCGCCGCCATCAGCGAGCGCCGCACCGACCGCATGCTCAACCCGAACATCCAAGAGGAATACCTGCCGCCGTTCCTCGCGCCCGAGAGCGGCCTCCACTCGGGGCTGATGATTCCCCAGTACACTGCCGCGTCGCTCGTCAACGACCTGCGCTCGCTTGGCACCCCCGCGACCGACAACACGCCCGTCTCGGGCGGACAGGAAGACCACGTCAGCATGAGCGCGGGGTCCGCGTACGGGTTCCGCGAGGCCGCCGCGAAGACCGCGAGCGTGGTCGGCGTCGAGTTGCTCTGTGGCGCGCAGGCCAGCGAGTTCCTCGACGACGACCTCGACCACGCCGCCGGCACGCGAGCGGTGTACGACCTGGTTCGGGACGTGTCGCCGCCGGTCGAGCAGGACCGATCGCTTTCGGCGGAGATGGACGCCATCGCGGACCTCGTTCGGGAGGGACTCGTGGACGAAGCGGTCGAGCACGCGCTCGGGAAGCCACTGGAGTAG